The genomic stretch GCAACTCTCCGAACAACATATCCAACAGGCCAATAACAACGAACGGATAATGCTGATGCTGATCGCGTTCGCCTGCCTGCTGTCGCTGCTGCTGGTACTGCTGGGTTGGCTGGCGCTGCGCCACATGCTGCTCAAACCGCTGGATCACGCCATTGAACAGCTGGAACACGTGGCCTCCGGCGATTTGACCCGCCGCATTACTCAGGGGGGCAACAATGAACTGGGCCGGCTGAGCGACGCCATCGAGCGCATGCAGCTGGCGCTGCTGGATTCGGTCAGTCAGGTGCGTGACGCCAGTCATCAGATCGATCAAGGCAGCCGCGAGTTGTTCAGCGGCAACCGCAATCTGGCGGAACGGACCGAAGAGTCGGTCGCGGCGCTGGAACAGACCGCCGCCAGCCTGGAAGAACTGAGCGCGACGGTTAAACGCAACGCCGACAACGCCGAGCTGGCGCATCAGTTGACCAATCAGGTTTCCGACACCACCGATCGCGGCAACGAATCCGTTAACTACGTGGTGGAAAAAATGCGTGAAATCGCCGCCAGCGCCAAACGAATCAGCGATATTCTCGGCGTTATCGACGGCATTGCCTTCCAGACCAATATTCTGGCCCTGAACGCGGCGGTGGAAGCGGCCCGCGCCGGCGAGCAAGGTAAAGGCTTCGCGGTGGTGGCAGGCGAAGTGCGGAGTCTGGCGCAGCACAGCGCTCAGGCGGCCAAAGAGATCCGCACCCTGATCCTGGATTCTCAGTCCCATGTGTCGGAAGGGTTGGACCTGGCTGCCAAAGCCGGTACCACCATGGACGACGTGGCGGAAGAGATCAACCGTATCACCAGCCTGATGAAAGAGATCTCCTACGCCTCTCAGGAACAGCATCGCGGCATCGAACAGGTGAATATCGCCTTCACCCAGATAGACAAAGTGGCCCAGCAAAACGCCTCGCTGGTCAAGGCTTCCGCCGACACCACCCAATCGCTGGAAGAGCAGTCTCGCCAGTTGGTGCAGGCGATGGCCATGTTCCGTATCGAAGACCACACCGCGCTGCTGCAGGCGCGCTGATTCTCATCCCCGCTTCGGCAGTGACCGGCCATCGGTCACTGCCTTTCCCGTCTAACCGAACGCTCAGCCTTTCCCAGCCCGGCAGATTCACGCTTTCAGTGCATAACACAGCATGACGCACAACAAACGGGCGCAGTATGCCTGTTTTCAGCGCCAAACCATGCAACCTGCACAGTGAGCCACGCCCTCGCCGCCCGGCTGCCGCTAACCGAAAAACCGGCACGCTCCTTGCTGTAACTCCAAGGACGTCATTCCACGGACATTGATTGCTGTTCCCCATGTCGGGGCAAAACCAGAGGGACCATCATGCCGGTATTTCATCACAGGAACCTGCCTCATCATCATACCGAAAGTGAGCAGGACAGGTGGCGAAGCGACTTTCTGCTCCAGTTGTTGACCTGCGATCATCCGGATCTGCCTCTCCTCCATCAGCGCGCCGCCAGGCTGCAATTGCCGCTGGACAGGCCCCATCGGGTAACGGCGTGGCGTCTGTCCGGTATGCCGACGCTGTTTTCCCCGTCTTATGCCGGCTGCCCGGAAGCGCAACTGCACGGAGCACGCCAGCAGTTGCAACAACAGCTACAGGAACTCATGTCGGAATACCTGCCGCCGGTCATGCTGGGCGACCTCTGTCTGCTGGCGCTGCCGGCCGACAGCCCGCTGCTGCGCCGCGGACATCAGGACTTCACCGCATTCCGTCAGGCTATCAACGCCGATATCGCGCCGCTGACGCTGTTTGGCGGGATTTCCGGCCCGATCAACGCGGCCGAGCACTATCGGCGCGGGCTGAGCGAAGCGCGGCAGGCGCTTAACGCAGCAGAAAGCATGCGCCCGGAAAAAGGCCTGTGCGACTACACTGATCTGGGGGTGTTGCAATTGCTGACTTCCGTCAGCGACCCGACATTGCTTACCCGCTTTATGCACGACGCGCTGGGTAATCTGGTGGAGAATAACCGCAAATCGCCCAATTTGCTGATTGAAACGCTGGATGCGGTATTGCAGGAAAACGGCAATCTGATCAAAGCCGCTGAGCGGCTGACAATCCATCGCAATACGCTGCATCAGCGCCTGCAACGTATTGAACAGCTGTCGGGCGGCGCGTTGAACGATCCGCTGTTT from Dickeya fangzhongdai encodes the following:
- a CDS encoding methyl-accepting chemotaxis protein, producing the protein MRLKNLSIRTGLLTLLAVITLLLLLVSGMGIQAINKSRASLTALNQIQGEQLGALMNGYNLTLRARASATLAVRKIEIGLLDVGAKETEKLEGYVQQSEKEIRQFSSVGTNGEQEQKLAQQVLKSYQDYLNQGLKPMLDSLKKQYTDEYYTLLENNLTPLSDAFDKSIQNFRSYSQQLSEQHIQQANNNERIMLMLIAFACLLSLLLVLLGWLALRHMLLKPLDHAIEQLEHVASGDLTRRITQGGNNELGRLSDAIERMQLALLDSVSQVRDASHQIDQGSRELFSGNRNLAERTEESVAALEQTAASLEELSATVKRNADNAELAHQLTNQVSDTTDRGNESVNYVVEKMREIAASAKRISDILGVIDGIAFQTNILALNAAVEAARAGEQGKGFAVVAGEVRSLAQHSAQAAKEIRTLILDSQSHVSEGLDLAAKAGTTMDDVAEEINRITSLMKEISYASQEQHRGIEQVNIAFTQIDKVAQQNASLVKASADTTQSLEEQSRQLVQAMAMFRIEDHTALLQAR
- a CDS encoding PucR family transcriptional regulator, whose product is MPVFHHRNLPHHHTESEQDRWRSDFLLQLLTCDHPDLPLLHQRAARLQLPLDRPHRVTAWRLSGMPTLFSPSYAGCPEAQLHGARQQLQQQLQELMSEYLPPVMLGDLCLLALPADSPLLRRGHQDFTAFRQAINADIAPLTLFGGISGPINAAEHYRRGLSEARQALNAAESMRPEKGLCDYTDLGVLQLLTSVSDPTLLTRFMHDALGNLVENNRKSPNLLIETLDAVLQENGNLIKAAERLTIHRNTLHQRLQRIEQLSGGALNDPLFRLNASVALLVWRLSGSQTQGTAIPSFKTTSQE